Genomic segment of bacterium:
TCATCGCCTCGAGGCGGCACAGGATGTCGCCTTTCTTGACCTCCTGACCCGGCTCGACCAGCACCGCGGTGACCACGGCCGGCATGGGGGCGCGGAGGGTGAAACCGGTCTTGGCTT
This window contains:
- a CDS encoding acetyl-CoA carboxylase biotin carboxyl carrier protein subunit, whose amino-acid sequence is AKTGFTLRAPMPAVVTAVLVEPGQEVKKGDILCRLEAMKMENEMASEADGTVKEVRVAAGDGVEKDQVLVVVE